The following are encoded in a window of candidate division WOR-3 bacterium genomic DNA:
- a CDS encoding aminotransferase class I/II-fold pyridoxal phosphate-dependent enzyme: protein HKTLRGPRGGMILCKQEFAQKIDKAIFPGIQGGPLMHVIAAKAVAFKEAMSPEFKEYQAQIVKNAAKLAEKLKARGFHMVSGGTDNHLMLLNLTNKGLTGKVAEKVLDEVGITVNKNTVPFETLSPFGTSGIRIGTPAATTRGMKESEMEITAEIIADTLENHENAEV, encoded by the coding sequence CCACAAAACATTGCGCGGACCACGCGGCGGGATGATTCTTTGCAAGCAGGAGTTTGCTCAAAAGATAGATAAGGCAATTTTCCCAGGAATTCAGGGCGGCCCTTTGATGCATGTTATTGCTGCAAAGGCAGTTGCCTTTAAGGAAGCTATGTCACCAGAGTTTAAGGAATATCAGGCGCAAATCGTAAAAAATGCTGCCAAGTTAGCTGAAAAGCTTAAAGCTAGAGGTTTTCATATGGTTTCCGGTGGGACAGACAATCACCTTATGCTTTTAAACCTTACAAATAAAGGATTGACTGGAAAGGTTGCAGAGAAGGTTTTAGACGAGGTAGGAATTACCGTAAATAAAAACACTGTACCTTTCGAAACACTCAGTCCATTTGGGACAAGCGGTATCCGAATCGGAACCCCTGCGGCAACTACAAGGGGAATGAAGGAAAGCGAAATGGAAATTACTGCGGAAATAATTGCTGATACCCTAGAAAACCATGAAAATGCTGAAGT